In Microtus pennsylvanicus isolate mMicPen1 chromosome 17, mMicPen1.hap1, whole genome shotgun sequence, one genomic interval encodes:
- the LOC142837172 gene encoding uncharacterized protein C2orf78 homolog, which yields MSENCQSAPFTGTECALQPSVPVLRNATPSAGSVCNFYGVCTPAVSSAWLLSSDSSTCCQQLTDSACLYQRVGTTMLTKPTDQNQISTSTFFYPMVEREMTLGLTPSEQTLCLLQSPDLGNACTQDAQMTTAPVSGNRSLTALMHSPSEFLALPPAPSLEKTQKNNADEMNAEQSTPLDSYEGTKCNQDASPLPSAHPGMQQPFNYSDVGSLRQKLASQNATLGNSGLGLEDPEALQSVMESSNDFTDMTTLVADIHLPQLLNSIPDLDQMEDHTASQTKVSKDIRRDQAQSRTSIFNGLSELGKKKSQKVSDVFHGALQARTHHEDMLKEDDPGTIDNTANHVQSKSQIFVPKRPSVARAQGKEKAKETRENGSKKTQELKPSSHRVKAKEKPAIPKTKRKRNPPELSHDSFKKPRTHLGMHMLESVQVFHPLGKKSERKTGISSSRALLNFSSNKDPRTGPDTTSLLDMPREGQSLDKSLGKIQRPGSSAPKRYPSPSQYELPQPGKVKLVPLPFPVLDKPQTKPVSRKLLCLASRRPTVAYPVRPHSHSAQPPTLKPSQPAPASTSLMASDKPALPNGTSATRANITKPIQSCPGPQPAASLPAPYRASSHTSLHREPLSAASNKALSSPKAKTQYLLLDFSCQPIPWRKVDIPGPVISQPITEEQRPEREAMKRRAQQERENAAKCTSLGKPQLFLQREKDMEISRYYGYAV from the exons ATGTCAG aaaattgccaaagtgcacctttcactgggacagaatgtgctctgcagccctctgtgcctgtgctgaggAATGCCACACCCTCAGCAGGAAGTGTGTGCAATTTCTATGGGGTCTGTACCCCAGCTGTGAGCTCAGCATGGCTCCTGTCATCAGACTCCAGCACATGCTGCCAGCAGCTCACGGACAGTGCCTGTCTTTACCAACGAGTTGGCACGACCATGCTGACTAAGCCAACTGACCAGAACCAGATCTCTACTTCGACATTTTTCTATCCAA tggtggagagggagatGACCCTGGGATTGACACCTTCAGAGCAGACACTGTGTCTGCTACAGAGTCCAGACCTCGGCAATGCCTGCACCCAGGATGCCCAGATGACGACAGCACCTGTCAGTGGGAACAGGTCATTAACTGCCCTCATGCACAGtccttctgaattcctggccttgcctccagccccaagcctggaaaagacacagaagaacaatgcAGATGAGATGAATGCTGAGCAATCAACACCTCTGGATTCCTATGAGGGCACAAAATGCAACCAAGACGCATCACCCCTCCCTTCAGCACACCCCGGCATGCAGCAGCCCTTCAACTACAGTGatgttgggagcctgaggcagaagctagcttctcaaaatgccactttgggaaacagtggccttggtctggaagaccctgaggctctgcagagtgtcatggagtctagcaatgactttacagacatgactactctggtggcagatattcaccttccccaactcttaAACTCCATCCCTGACCTTGACCAAATGGAAGATCACACAGCAAGCCAAACCAAAGTCTCCAAAGACATCAGGAGGGATCAGGCCCAGTCACGCACCAGCATCTTTAATGGACTATCTGAACtaggcaaaaagaaaagccagaaagtctcTGATGTGTTTCATGGAGCTCTTCAGGCCAGAACCCATCACGAGGATATGCTGAAGGAAGATGATCCTGGGACCATAGACAACACGGCCAACCACGTGCAGAGCAAATCTCAGATATTTGTACCCAAGAGGCCCAGCGTAGCAAgagcacaggggaaagaaaaggccaaagagaccagagaaaacggctccaagaaaacacaggagctgaagccatcaagtcacagagtcaaggcaaaagagaagcccgccatccccaagaccaagaggaagaggaatccacctgagctcagccatgacagctttaagaagcctcgaactcacctcggcatgcacatgctggagtccgtgcaggtctttcacccactggggaagaagagtgagaggaaaactGGCATCTCCTCCTCCCGGGCTCTGCTGAACTTCAGCAGCAACAAAGATCCCAGGACGGGTCCTGATACCACATCACTGCTGGATATGCCACGTGAGGGCCAAAGCCTTGACAAAAGCCTGGGCAAGATTCAGAGACCAGGGAGCAGTGCTCCCAAGCGGTATCCATCTCCATCCCAGTATGAGCTTCCCCAACCTGGGAAGGTCAAGTTAgtacctctgcctttcccagtcctggacaagcctcaaaccaaacctgtttctagaaagctcctctgcctggcttcacGCAGGCccactgtggcttacccagtgaggcctcactcccactcagctcagcctcccacgctcaagccatcccaaccagctcctgccagcacatcactgatggcctctgacaagccagctctgccaaacggcaccagtgccacacgagccaacataaccaagcccatccagtcttgccctgggcctcagccggctgcctctttgcctgcaccctacagagcatcatctcacacttcactccacagggagcctctttctgctgccagcaacaaggccctctcatctcccaaagctaaaacccaatacctgctgctagacttcagttgccaacccatcccatggaggaaagtggacattccagggccagtcatctcacagcccatcactgaagagcagaggccagagagggaggccatGAAGAGGCGGGCTCAACAGGAGCGAGAGAATGCTGCCAAGTGTACctccctgggaaaaccacagcttttccttcagagggagaaagatatgGAAATTTCGAGATATTATGGCTATGCAGTGTAA
- the LOC142837174 gene encoding uncharacterized protein C2orf78 homolog encodes MSENCQSAPFTGTECALQPSVPVLRNATPSAGSVCNFYGVCTPAVSSAWLLSSDSSTCCQQLTDSACLYQRAGTTMLTKPTDQNQISTSTFFYPSVLHWDLRESTTRREAPFLDAPLTVIDQNTTPSSITAQCDNTFHINALPPSYPTLSACLVQATPSNLPDQRYILAPCYLHGSQVYYYDQNSLGPPMAEEFWQCQQAYGSVSCSGNQASSLHPEMVMALQEIQPMNIQTPFSTSPIYWPTSAQTMPDTSLQVVEREMTLGLTPSEQTLCLLQNPDLGNACTQDAQMTIAPVSGNRSLTALMHSPSEFLALPPAPSLEKTQKNNADEMNAEQSTPLDSYEGTKCNQDARTHHEDMLKEDDPGTIDNTANHVQSKSQIFVPKRPSGSKKTQELKPSSHRVKAKEKPAIPKTKRKRNPPELSHDSFKKPRTHLGMHMLESVQVFHPLGKKSERKTGISSSRALLNFSSNKDPRTGPDTTSLLDMPREGQSLDKSLGKIQRPGSSAPKRCPSPSQYELPQPGKVKLVPLPFPVLDKPQTKPVSRKLLCLASRRPTVAYPVRPHSHSAQPPTLKPSQPAPASTSLMASDKPALPNGTSATRANITKPIQSCPGPQPAASLPAPYRASSHTSLHREPLSAASNKALSSPKAKTQYLLLDFSCQPIPWRKVDIPGPVISQPITEEQRPEREAMKRRAQQERENAAKGTSLGKPQLFLQREKDMEISRYYGYAV; translated from the exons ATGTCAG aaaattgccaaagtgcacctttcactgggacagaatgtgctctgcagccctctgtgcctgtgctgaggAATGCCACACCCTCAGCAGGAAGTGTGTGCAATTTCTATGGGGTCTGTACCCCAGCTGTGAGCTCAGCATGGCTCCTGTCATCAGACTCCAGTACATGCTGCCAGCAGCTCACGGACAGTGCCTGTCTTTACCAACGCGCTGGCACGACCATGCTGACTAAGCCAACTGACCAGAACCAGATCTCTACTTCGACATTTTTCTATCCAAGTGTTCTCCACTGGGATCTCAGAGAAAGCaccaccagaagggaagctccGTTCCTGGATGCCCCTTTAACTGTCATTGACCAGAACACCACCCCCTCGTCTATAACAGCCCAGTGTGATAACACTTTCCATATCAATGCATTACCACCATCCTATCCAAcactgtctgcctgccttgtaCAGGCAACGCCATCAAATCTACCAGATCAACGATATATCCTGGCACCTTGCTACCTGCATGGAAGTCAGGTCTATTATTAtgaccagaacagcctgggtcctCCAATGGCTGAAGAATTCTGGCAGTGCCAGCAGGCCTatggctctgtgtcctgctctgggaatcaggcttcctctctgcaccCAGAGATGGTGATGGCACTACAGGAGATTCAGCCAATGAACATCCAaacacctttctccacctctcccatctactggcccacatctgctcaaaccatgccagacaccagtcttcaag tggtggagagggagatGACCCTGGGATTGACACCTTCAGAGCAGACACTGTGTCTGCTACAGAATCCAGACCTCGGCAATGCCTGCACCCAGGATGCCCAGATGACGATAGCACCTGTCAGTGGGAACAGGTCATTAACTGCCCTCATGCACAGtccttctgaattcctggccttgcctccagccccaagcctggaaaagacacagaagaacaatgcAGATGAGATGAATGCTGAGCAATCAACACCTCTGGATTCCTATGAGGGCACAAAATGCAACCAAGAC GCCAGAACCCATCACGAGGATATGCTGAAGGAAGATGATCCTGGGACCATAGACAACACGGCCAACCACGTGCAGAGCAAATCTCAGATATTTGTACCCAAGAGGCCCAGC ggctccaagaaaacacaggagctgaagccatcaagtcacagagtcaaggcaaaagagaagcccgccatccccaagaccaagaggaagaggaatccacctgagctcagccatgacagctttaagaagcctcgaactcacctcggcatgcacatgctggagtccgtgcaggtctttcacccactggggaagaagagtgagaggaaaactGGCATCTCCTCCTCCCGGGCTCTGCTGAACTTCAGCAGCAACAAAGATCCCAGGACGGGTCCTGATACCACATCACTGCTGGATATGCCACGTGAGGGCCAAAGCCTTGACAAAAGCCTGGGCAAGATTCAGAGACCAGGGAGCAGTGCTCCCAAGCGGTGTCCATCTCCATCCCAGTATGAGCTTCCCCAACCTGGGAAGGTCAAGTTAgtacctctgcctttcccagtcctggacaagcctcaaaccaaacctgtttctagaaagctcctctgcctggcttcacGCAGGCccactgtggcttacccagtgaggcctcactcccactcagctcagcctcccacgctcaagccatcccaaccagctcctgccagcacatcactgatggcctctgacaagccagctctgccaaacggcaccagtgccacacgagccaacataaccaagcccatccagtcttgccctgggcctcagccggctgcctctttgcctgcaccctacagagcatcatctcacacttcactccacagggagcctctttctgctgccagcaacaaggccctctcatctcccaaagctaaaacccaatacctgctgctagacttcagttgccaacccatcccatggaggaaagtggacattccagggccagtcatctcacagcccatcactgaagagcagaggccagagagggaggccatGAAGAGGCGGGCTCAACAAGAGCGAGAGAATGCTGCCAAGGGTACctccctgggaaaaccacagcttttccttcagagggagaaagatatgGAAATTTCGAGATATTATGGCTATGCAGTGTAA